One window of Flavobacterium dauae genomic DNA carries:
- a CDS encoding single-stranded DNA-binding protein, whose amino-acid sequence MNITGRLTRNAEVRTLSNEKQVVNFSVAVNDSYQNKEGERIEQTAFFDCSYWITPNVARLLTKGSLVELTGRISVRAWTDMDGKARAGLNFHTSQIKFHGGGQRIETIQGTAQSTNSNAVKNETEDDLPF is encoded by the coding sequence ATGAACATCACAGGAAGACTGACAAGAAATGCGGAAGTACGCACCTTGTCGAACGAAAAACAGGTAGTAAACTTTTCAGTAGCGGTAAACGACAGCTACCAAAACAAAGAGGGCGAACGTATTGAACAGACTGCATTTTTCGATTGCTCGTATTGGATAACCCCCAACGTGGCAAGGCTACTGACCAAAGGCTCTTTGGTAGAACTCACAGGCAGGATAAGTGTAAGAGCGTGGACGGATATGGACGGTAAGGCACGTGCAGGACTGAATTTTCACACCTCACAAATCAAATTTCACGGAGGTGGTCAGAGAATTGAAACCATACAGGGTACTGCACAATCAACAAATAGCAATGCAGTTAAGAACGAAACAGAGGACGACCTCCCATTTTAA
- a CDS encoding DNA-binding protein encodes MKAETIEQAKDMAKAKSLDKEHKDESIHIIYCYRTGYYYVDTDGLVRLWEKSYGYYVNGVYTNH; translated from the coding sequence ATGAAAGCAGAAACAATAGAGCAGGCAAAAGATATGGCTAAAGCAAAGAGCCTTGACAAGGAACACAAAGACGAAAGCATACATATTATTTACTGCTATCGTACAGGGTATTACTATGTGGATACAGACGGCTTAGTACGCCTTTGGGAAAAATCTTACGGCTACTATGTAAACGGAGTTTATACTAACCACTAA
- a CDS encoding GreA/GreB family elongation factor, giving the protein MSNIILTTGTYDLIKDHIRRKKVTLKEEEILTKELKNAQQVLRRELPQDIVCVNSIVTYKNQLTNEEKTVTFVGPKKSKPSKNKISILSDEGIAMVGYKTGDIIEWPAKKGDLKLEILKVEHIDK; this is encoded by the coding sequence ATGTCAAACATCATTTTAACAACAGGAACATACGATTTAATTAAAGATCATATCCGCAGAAAAAAAGTAACTCTAAAAGAAGAAGAAATTTTAACAAAAGAACTTAAAAATGCACAACAAGTGTTACGTCGCGAATTACCGCAAGATATTGTTTGTGTCAACAGTATAGTTACTTATAAAAACCAACTAACAAACGAAGAAAAAACAGTTACATTTGTTGGACCAAAAAAATCGAAACCTAGTAAAAATAAAATTTCAATATTAAGCGATGAAGGAATTGCCATGGTGGGATACAAAACGGGGGATATTATTGAATGGCCGGCAAAAAAAGGTGATTTAAAATTAGAAATTTTAAAAGTTGAACATATTGATAAATAA
- the ctlX gene encoding citrulline utilization hydrolase CtlX, giving the protein MSQQAANTVLMIRPVQFRMNEQTAVNNYYQKKLEGLTPANVNQKAQEEFDGFVERLRSVGVNVIVVDDTTDTDTPDSIFPNNWISFHDNAEVVLYPMFAENRRLERREDIFDIVEKEGFKITEINDYTSAEEDNIFLEGTGSMIIDRENAKVYAALSPRADEELIIEFCEDNDMHPVIFEAYQTVDGKRLPIYHTNVMMSVAETFAVICGDSIDDKQERKLVVNSLKEDGKEIIYITEDQVNHFAGNMLQVEGTNGQLYMVMSTQAYEILTDTQIKTIEKHCAILHAPLYTIEACGGGSARCMLAEVFLPQE; this is encoded by the coding sequence ATGAGTCAGCAAGCAGCAAATACCGTATTAATGATTCGTCCGGTGCAATTCCGTATGAACGAACAAACGGCAGTAAATAATTATTATCAAAAAAAATTAGAAGGATTAACTCCGGCAAACGTCAATCAAAAAGCTCAGGAAGAATTTGACGGTTTTGTAGAACGTCTGCGTTCGGTTGGTGTAAATGTAATTGTGGTTGACGATACCACGGATACCGATACGCCCGACAGTATTTTTCCTAACAACTGGATTTCGTTTCACGACAATGCCGAAGTAGTTTTGTACCCAATGTTTGCAGAAAACCGCAGATTAGAACGTCGCGAAGATATTTTTGATATTGTAGAAAAAGAAGGCTTTAAGATTACCGAAATAAACGATTACACCTCTGCCGAAGAAGATAATATTTTTTTAGAAGGAACCGGCAGTATGATTATCGATCGTGAAAATGCAAAGGTTTATGCCGCTTTATCGCCTCGTGCAGATGAAGAACTGATTATAGAATTTTGCGAAGACAACGATATGCACCCGGTAATTTTTGAAGCATACCAAACTGTTGATGGCAAACGTTTACCTATTTACCACACAAATGTTATGATGAGCGTTGCCGAAACGTTTGCTGTTATTTGTGGCGATAGCATTGACGATAAACAAGAACGTAAACTGGTTGTAAACAGCCTGAAAGAAGACGGCAAAGAAATTATATACATTACCGAAGATCAGGTAAACCATTTTGCAGGAAATATGTTGCAGGTGGAAGGAACAAACGGACAACTGTATATGGTTATGAGCACACAGGCGTATGAAATATTAACCGATACTCAAATAAAAACCATAGAAAAACATTGTGCCATTTTACACGCACCGCTTTACACCATTGAAGCCTGTGGCGGCGGAAGTGCCCGCTGTATGCTGGCAGAAGTGTTTTTGCCACAGGAATAG
- a CDS encoding DUF932 domain-containing protein, producing MAHNINYNERTGRYSFFSVQQKAWHGLGQIVEQYPTSAEAIKHAGLDYEVVKSPLFTKGSNIIETAQGMEIGSSELEVPNYFANIRTDNNAVLGVVGKDYHIVQNREAFNFFDAIVGGGEGILYETAGALGKGERIFITAKLPDYIRVGNGDDVTEKYIFLTTSHDGSGSITAAFTPIRIVCQNTLNASLRNMTNVVRIKHTSGAKQRIENAHKIMGLANTLSDQLEGIFNAWTKVKVTDREVRKLIQMALCPNKETLDLINKGAEEEISTVFKNTVEDAFAYAMVSDTQQMDTTKGTLFGAYNAVTGYYQNVKKYNDDETKLQNIVLGGTAQRRSQKAFDLCTAFATDGAEILNFN from the coding sequence ATGGCACACAACATCAATTACAACGAGAGAACAGGACGTTATTCATTCTTTAGCGTTCAGCAAAAAGCGTGGCACGGTTTAGGGCAAATCGTGGAGCAATACCCGACAAGTGCAGAGGCAATCAAACACGCAGGGTTAGACTATGAAGTCGTAAAATCCCCACTGTTTACAAAGGGTTCAAACATTATCGAAACCGCACAGGGTATGGAGATAGGCAGTAGCGAATTGGAAGTACCTAACTATTTCGCCAACATACGCACCGATAATAATGCAGTATTGGGCGTAGTCGGTAAAGACTACCACATCGTACAAAACCGTGAAGCGTTCAATTTCTTTGATGCTATTGTAGGCGGTGGCGAGGGTATTTTATACGAAACCGCAGGAGCATTGGGCAAAGGGGAACGCATTTTTATTACAGCAAAACTACCCGATTATATAAGGGTTGGTAATGGCGATGACGTGACAGAAAAATATATCTTCCTCACAACTTCCCACGACGGTAGCGGAAGTATCACGGCAGCATTTACGCCTATCCGTATCGTTTGCCAAAACACCCTAAATGCAAGTTTACGGAATATGACCAACGTTGTGCGTATCAAACATACATCAGGGGCAAAACAACGTATCGAAAACGCTCACAAGATTATGGGGTTAGCCAACACGTTGAGCGACCAGTTAGAGGGCATTTTCAATGCGTGGACAAAGGTAAAAGTAACTGACAGAGAAGTACGAAAGTTAATCCAAATGGCACTTTGCCCGAACAAAGAAACCCTTGACCTTATCAATAAAGGTGCGGAAGAAGAAATTTCCACCGTGTTTAAAAACACCGTAGAGGACGCATTTGCTTACGCTATGGTAAGCGACACCCAACAAATGGACACGACCAAAGGCACATTATTCGGAGCATACAATGCTGTGACAGGCTACTATCAGAACGTCAAAAAATACAACGATGACGAAACCAAGTTACAGAATATCGTATTGGGTGGAACGGCACAACGCAGGTCGCAGAAAGCATTTGACTTGTGTACTGCCTTTGCAACAGACGGTGCAGAAATCCTAAACTTTAATTAA
- a CDS encoding dimethylarginine dimethylaminohydrolase family protein yields the protein MKLHVTDETSRLKAVILGTAQSNGPTPTIDEAYDPKSLEHIKAGTYPVEEDMIKEMDAFNEVFKKYDVKVYRPEVIENYNQIFSRDIGFVIDDIFIKANILPDRERELDAIQYVIDQMDPTKVVRPPEEVHIEGGDVMLYNDHIFIGTYKGSDYKDFITARTNMAGVQFIKDLFPHKIVKEFDLVKSKIEPRDNALHLDCCFQPVGSNKGIIYKSGFREEADYMYLVNLFGRENLFHIEREEMYYMNSNVFSIDKDVVVSERNFTRLNNWLRENGFTVEEIPYAEISKQEGLLRCSTLPLIRE from the coding sequence ATGAAATTACATGTAACCGACGAAACTTCAAGGCTTAAGGCCGTAATACTTGGAACCGCACAAAGTAATGGCCCAACACCGACAATTGACGAAGCGTACGATCCAAAATCGTTAGAGCATATCAAGGCAGGCACTTATCCGGTAGAAGAGGATATGATTAAAGAAATGGATGCTTTTAACGAAGTTTTTAAAAAATATGATGTAAAAGTTTACCGTCCGGAAGTTATCGAAAATTACAATCAGATCTTTAGTAGAGATATTGGTTTTGTGATTGACGATATTTTTATAAAAGCCAATATTTTGCCCGATCGCGAGCGTGAATTAGACGCCATTCAGTATGTAATCGATCAAATGGATCCAACAAAAGTAGTGCGTCCGCCAGAAGAAGTTCATATCGAAGGTGGCGATGTAATGCTTTATAACGATCATATTTTTATAGGCACCTACAAAGGCAGCGATTACAAAGATTTTATTACCGCACGTACCAATATGGCTGGTGTACAGTTTATAAAAGACTTGTTTCCGCATAAAATTGTAAAGGAGTTTGATTTGGTAAAATCTAAAATAGAACCACGCGATAACGCCCTGCATTTAGATTGTTGTTTTCAGCCGGTAGGATCAAACAAAGGAATTATCTATAAATCGGGCTTTCGCGAAGAAGCAGATTATATGTATTTGGTAAACCTATTTGGCAGAGAAAATCTGTTTCATATCGAACGTGAAGAAATGTATTATATGAATTCTAACGTTTTTTCTATCGATAAAGATGTAGTGGTTTCCGAACGCAATTTTACCCGTTTAAACAACTGGTTACGTGAAAACGGCTTCACCGTAGAAGAAATTCCGTATGCAGAAATTTCTAAACAAGAAGGACTTTTACGTTGTTCCACTTTACCGTTAATAAGAGAATAA
- a CDS encoding four helix bundle protein encodes MSSYKDLDIYKISLSLFYEVHPMSLKLPKYELYELGSQLRRSSDSIVTNIVEGYGRSAYKAEFVRFLTFSWASCLETINHLEKIKHLYGNLFRDDLIQNYEILSAKIYSFIKYVENNWK; translated from the coding sequence ATGAGCAGTTATAAAGATTTAGACATTTACAAAATTAGTTTGTCTTTGTTTTATGAAGTCCATCCAATGTCTTTGAAGTTGCCTAAATACGAATTATACGAATTAGGAAGCCAATTAAGGAGATCATCTGACAGTATTGTAACAAATATTGTAGAAGGCTACGGCCGAAGTGCTTATAAAGCAGAGTTCGTCAGATTCCTAACCTTTTCATGGGCAAGTTGTTTGGAAACAATTAATCACCTTGAAAAAATTAAGCATTTATACGGTAACTTATTTAGAGACGACTTGATTCAGAATTATGAAATTTTAAGTGCTAAAATTTATTCTTTTATTAAATACGTTGAAAATAACTGGAAATAG
- a CDS encoding site-specific integrase, with protein sequence MEQAKKSTFKLLFYLKKNEPKKNGNAPIMARITIDGVAKTLGTKLEINADNWDLKFGRVLGKSTQALSINQKLDNIRGRIDKIYEDMLKHEGFATAQKVKLSFLGVGVMDDAILKVFNDQNEEFKRLVEKEERSQSTYNKYITVYNHLTTFIKERYHRDDMAFRELTADFIREFDFYLRYDLQCAHNTVWIYTMPVLSLVELAIKKGLIRDNPFEDYEISMEETDRGYILKEDVEKLMMCKPTHKRYELVKDIFIFSCFTGLAYADIKKLTRNNIQSFFDGHQWIISRRKKSDIASNVRLMEIPKRIIEKYIGTTRNEFIFPVPTNVTCNNHVTKLIETAEIITEQKVTFHTARHTFGTMFLTEGVPLESLSKMMGHKNISTTQIYAKITSQKISKDMDLVTPKFKAMEEAFLTAI encoded by the coding sequence ATGGAACAAGCGAAAAAATCGACGTTCAAACTACTTTTCTATTTGAAAAAGAACGAACCGAAAAAGAACGGTAATGCTCCCATTATGGCACGTATTACCATTGACGGAGTTGCTAAAACATTGGGGACAAAGTTAGAAATTAATGCAGATAATTGGGATTTAAAGTTCGGGAGAGTTTTAGGCAAGAGTACCCAAGCATTAAGCATCAACCAAAAATTAGACAACATACGGGGGCGTATCGACAAGATTTATGAAGATATGCTGAAACACGAGGGTTTTGCAACAGCCCAAAAAGTAAAGCTGTCATTTTTGGGTGTCGGTGTAATGGACGATGCAATACTTAAAGTTTTCAACGACCAAAACGAAGAATTTAAAAGATTGGTCGAGAAAGAGGAACGTTCACAAAGTACCTACAACAAGTATATCACAGTTTACAATCATCTTACCACGTTTATAAAAGAACGCTATCATCGTGATGATATGGCTTTTCGGGAATTGACTGCCGATTTTATCCGTGAATTTGATTTTTACCTCCGGTACGATTTACAGTGTGCTCATAATACCGTTTGGATTTACACGATGCCTGTTTTGAGCTTGGTAGAACTTGCTATCAAAAAAGGTTTGATACGTGATAATCCGTTTGAGGATTACGAAATCAGTATGGAAGAAACCGACAGAGGTTACATACTGAAAGAAGACGTAGAAAAGCTAATGATGTGCAAGCCAACGCACAAAAGGTATGAGCTTGTAAAGGATATTTTCATTTTTAGTTGTTTTACCGGACTTGCTTATGCGGATATTAAAAAATTGACAAGGAATAATATTCAGTCTTTCTTTGACGGTCATCAATGGATTATCAGCAGAAGAAAGAAATCAGATATTGCTTCCAATGTTCGGTTAATGGAAATCCCTAAACGTATCATAGAAAAGTATATTGGCACTACCCGTAATGAATTTATCTTTCCGGTTCCTACCAACGTAACCTGCAATAATCACGTTACCAAACTGATTGAAACAGCAGAAATCATTACAGAGCAAAAAGTAACTTTCCACACGGCAAGACATACTTTCGGCACAATGTTTTTAACGGAGGGCGTACCGCTTGAAAGTTTAAGTAAAATGATGGGGCATAAAAATATTTCTACCACACAGATTTATGCTAAAATCACAAGCCAAAAAATCAGTAAGGATATGGATTTAGTTACTCCGAAATTTAAGGCTATGGAAGAAGCATTTTTGACAGCTATCTAA
- the eno gene encoding phosphopyruvate hydratase — translation MSTIVKIHARQILDSRGNPTVEVDVVTETGVLGRAAVPSGASTGEHEAVELRDGGKHWMGKGVLNAVKNVNEVIAENIVGFSVFEQNAIDQTMIELDGTPNKSNLGANAILGVSLAVAKAAANELGMPLYRYVGGVSANTLPVPMMNIINGGSHSDAPIAFQEFMIMPVSAANFTEAMQMGTEIFHKLKKVLHDRNLSTAVGDEGGFAPNLAGGTEDALDSIKLAVEKAGYVFGKDIMIALDCAASEFYVNGNYDYTKFEGETGVIRTSEEQATYLAELCEKYPIISIEDGMYEDDWAGWNLLTQKVGDKVQLVGDDLFVTNVSRLERGIAENTANSILIKVNQIGTLTETIAAVNMAHNAGYTSVMSHRSGETEDNTIADLAVALNCGQIKTGSASRSDRMSKYNQLLRIEEELENVAYYPQMKAFKIKR, via the coding sequence ATGAGTACAATTGTAAAAATTCACGCACGTCAGATTTTAGATTCTCGCGGAAATCCAACGGTAGAGGTTGACGTAGTTACAGAAACAGGCGTTTTAGGTCGTGCTGCAGTTCCATCAGGAGCATCAACAGGTGAGCACGAAGCAGTTGAATTACGCGATGGTGGCAAACACTGGATGGGTAAAGGTGTTTTAAACGCAGTTAAAAATGTTAATGAAGTAATTGCAGAAAATATTGTTGGTTTCAGTGTTTTTGAACAAAACGCGATCGATCAGACCATGATTGAATTAGATGGTACTCCAAATAAATCAAACCTTGGTGCAAATGCAATTTTAGGTGTTTCATTGGCGGTTGCAAAAGCGGCTGCTAACGAATTGGGTATGCCATTGTACCGCTACGTTGGTGGTGTTTCGGCAAATACATTGCCTGTGCCGATGATGAATATTATTAATGGTGGATCGCATTCTGATGCGCCGATTGCTTTTCAGGAATTTATGATTATGCCGGTTTCTGCCGCTAATTTTACCGAAGCAATGCAAATGGGAACAGAGATTTTTCACAAACTAAAAAAAGTATTACACGATAGAAATTTAAGTACAGCAGTTGGCGATGAAGGTGGTTTTGCACCAAATTTAGCCGGCGGAACAGAAGATGCTTTAGATTCTATTAAATTAGCTGTTGAAAAAGCAGGTTATGTTTTTGGAAAAGACATTATGATTGCATTAGACTGTGCTGCTTCTGAATTTTATGTGAACGGAAACTACGATTACACAAAATTTGAAGGCGAAACAGGAGTAATCCGTACATCAGAAGAGCAAGCGACTTATTTAGCTGAATTATGCGAGAAATATCCAATTATTTCAATTGAAGACGGAATGTATGAAGACGATTGGGCTGGTTGGAATTTATTAACGCAGAAAGTTGGAGATAAAGTTCAATTGGTTGGCGATGATTTATTTGTAACAAATGTTTCAAGATTAGAACGCGGAATTGCAGAAAATACCGCAAATTCAATCTTAATTAAAGTAAATCAAATAGGTACTTTAACCGAAACGATTGCAGCGGTAAATATGGCACATAATGCAGGTTATACATCGGTAATGAGCCATCGTTCGGGTGAAACCGAAGATAACACCATTGCAGATTTGGCTGTGGCATTAAACTGCGGACAAATTAAAACAGGTTCGGCTTCTCGTTCAGATCGTATGAGTAAATACAACCAGTTATTGCGCATCGAAGAGGAGTTGGAAAACGTTGCTTATTACCCTCAAATGAAAGCTTTTAAAATTAAAAGATAA
- the carA gene encoding glutamine-hydrolyzing carbamoyl-phosphate synthase small subunit, producing MKYTSKDKAVVLLSDGTIFHGKSVGIKGTTTGEICFNTGVTGYQEIFTDPSYYGQIMLSTVAHIGNYGVHADEVDSDGIKIAGLVCKNFSTDYSRPDAEGSLYDYFEKKNLVAVSDVDTRALVSYIRDNGAMNAVISTDGKSIEELKEILAAVPDMKGLELASAVSTKEPYFYGDENATYKVAALDFGIKTNILRCLAARDCYVKVYPYNATLEDLNDFNPDGYFLSNGPGDPQPLTGVIETVKEIIATNKPVFGICLGHQLIGLTQGVNTYKMFNGHRGINHPIMNAISGKGEITSQNHGFAVVREEVEQNPNLEITHYHLNDNTVAGMRLKDKQVFSVQYHPESSPGPNDSKYLFDEFVTYMKEQKEA from the coding sequence ATGAAATATACTTCTAAAGATAAAGCCGTTGTTCTTTTAAGCGACGGAACAATTTTTCATGGAAAATCGGTAGGTATTAAAGGAACAACAACGGGTGAAATCTGTTTTAACACAGGCGTAACCGGTTATCAGGAAATTTTTACAGATCCTTCGTATTACGGTCAAATCATGTTGTCAACCGTAGCACATATTGGAAATTATGGGGTACATGCAGACGAAGTAGATTCTGACGGAATCAAAATTGCAGGTTTGGTTTGTAAAAACTTTAGCACTGATTATTCACGTCCGGATGCCGAAGGCTCTTTATATGATTATTTCGAAAAGAAAAATCTAGTGGCTGTTTCCGATGTTGATACGCGTGCGTTAGTAAGCTACATTCGCGATAACGGTGCAATGAACGCGGTGATTTCTACCGACGGAAAATCAATTGAGGAATTAAAAGAAATATTGGCTGCCGTTCCCGATATGAAAGGATTGGAACTAGCTTCAGCAGTTTCTACAAAAGAACCTTACTTCTATGGCGATGAAAATGCAACGTATAAAGTAGCTGCTTTAGATTTTGGTATTAAAACAAATATTCTGCGTTGTTTGGCAGCACGCGATTGCTATGTAAAAGTATATCCTTATAACGCAACATTAGAAGATTTAAACGATTTTAATCCCGATGGATATTTCTTGTCTAATGGTCCCGGAGATCCACAACCTTTAACAGGAGTTATTGAAACAGTAAAAGAGATCATCGCTACTAACAAACCGGTTTTTGGAATTTGTTTGGGGCATCAATTAATCGGATTGACTCAAGGTGTAAATACCTATAAAATGTTTAACGGTCACCGCGGAATCAACCATCCAATTATGAATGCGATTTCAGGTAAAGGCGAAATTACTTCTCAAAACCACGGTTTTGCTGTAGTACGTGAGGAAGTGGAACAAAACCCGAATTTAGAAATTACACATTATCATTTAAATGACAATACCGTTGCCGGAATGCGTTTAAAAGATAAACAGGTATTTTCGGTACAATACCACCCGGAATCATCACCCGGACCAAACGATTCTAAATATTTATTTGATGAGTTTGTTACTTATATGAAAGAGCAAAAAGAAGCTTAA
- a CDS encoding PRTRC system protein C, with translation MLLATELERVFVLRDKGQEIRLTDPAPTMSVQAVMNHYAPMYPILTTAKVSAPVIKDDAVEYKFETTMGTKG, from the coding sequence ATGTTATTAGCGACAGAATTAGAACGAGTTTTTGTACTCCGAGATAAAGGACAGGAAATAAGACTGACCGACCCAGCACCGACAATGAGTGTACAAGCCGTAATGAACCATTACGCCCCTATGTACCCCATTCTGACGACTGCAAAAGTATCAGCACCTGTCATTAAGGACGATGCAGTAGAGTACAAATTCGAAACGACAATGGGAACGAAAGGGTAA
- a CDS encoding PRTRC system protein E has protein sequence MNTNFFNQIAQLDFTGNLQLTITKGAENNLIVSVLLNNEQCGDNAKNLIRPLTFNATPQEFDEGFFEQITTPIQKVSGLMVDMEKFLKQMEEVKKQSAMEKAKAEKAKKEQETKDKKFKQAMDKVDELEKEGKYRDAWIKVPNVTDFPEKADELRKRKTALSAKFEPDLFGTSEKEEPKKTEPETDPDALYPPYQVDKVEVEMETENEETEY, from the coding sequence ATGAACACAAATTTTTTCAATCAGATAGCACAGTTGGATTTTACAGGTAATTTACAACTGACGATAACCAAAGGAGCGGAAAACAATCTAATTGTATCGGTACTCCTTAACAACGAGCAATGTGGCGACAACGCCAAAAACCTCATTCGTCCGCTAACATTCAATGCCACACCGCAAGAATTTGATGAGGGATTTTTTGAACAGATAACCACGCCTATACAGAAAGTATCAGGGTTAATGGTAGATATGGAAAAATTCCTAAAGCAAATGGAAGAAGTCAAAAAGCAATCGGCAATGGAAAAGGCAAAAGCAGAAAAAGCCAAAAAGGAACAAGAAACCAAAGACAAGAAGTTTAAACAGGCAATGGACAAAGTGGACGAGTTGGAAAAAGAGGGCAAATATCGTGATGCGTGGATAAAAGTACCCAACGTTACCGACTTTCCCGAAAAAGCGGACGAGTTACGCAAACGAAAAACTGCCTTATCAGCAAAGTTTGAACCCGATTTGTTTGGCACTTCTGAAAAGGAAGAACCCAAGAAAACAGAGCCGGAAACCGACCCCGATGCACTTTATCCTCCATACCAAGTGGATAAGGTAGAGGTAGAAATGGAAACCGAGAACGAAGAAACAGAATATTAA
- a CDS encoding citrate synthase — protein MSKTATIAIDDKTFELPVIVGTENEVAIDIEKLRALTGAITLDPGYKNSGSCKSAITFLDGEEGILRYRGYSIEDLAEKSNFLEVAYLVIFGELPTKVQIEKFENDIRKHTLVNEEMKGIIDGFPKHAHPMGILASLTCALTAFNPKVVNADSEKDMYEAVCKIMGKFLIVATWTYRKINGYPLNYYDNTLPYVDNFLQLMFKLPTGPYKVNPVVLNAIDKLFILHADHEQNCSTSTVRMVGSSHAGLFASISAGVSALWGPLHGGANQAVLEMLEEIQKDGGDANKYLAKAKDKNDPFRLMGFGHRVYKNFDPRARIIKKAADEVLAELGVDDPILKIAKDLEEMALKDEYFVARNLYPNVDFYSGIIYRALGIPTEMFTVMFAIGRLPGWVAQWKEMRINKEPIGRPRQVYVGEPLRPFKEISQR, from the coding sequence ATGTCAAAAACTGCGACTATAGCTATAGATGACAAAACGTTTGAATTGCCTGTAATTGTTGGGACCGAGAACGAAGTAGCTATCGATATTGAAAAGTTAAGAGCTTTAACCGGAGCAATAACATTAGATCCGGGATATAAAAATTCAGGTTCATGTAAAAGTGCCATTACTTTTTTAGATGGTGAAGAAGGAATTTTAAGATACCGCGGATATTCTATCGAGGATTTAGCTGAAAAGTCAAACTTTTTAGAAGTGGCTTATTTAGTGATTTTTGGAGAATTACCAACCAAAGTACAAATTGAAAAATTTGAAAACGACATCCGTAAGCACACATTGGTTAATGAAGAAATGAAAGGGATTATCGACGGTTTTCCTAAACATGCACACCCAATGGGTATTTTGGCATCGTTAACGTGTGCTTTAACCGCTTTTAATCCTAAAGTTGTAAACGCAGACAGCGAAAAAGATATGTATGAAGCAGTTTGTAAAATCATGGGGAAATTCTTGATTGTTGCTACTTGGACATACAGAAAAATTAACGGATATCCATTAAATTACTACGATAACACTTTGCCTTATGTAGATAACTTTTTACAATTGATGTTTAAATTGCCAACAGGGCCTTATAAAGTTAATCCGGTGGTGTTAAACGCAATTGATAAATTGTTTATTTTGCACGCCGATCATGAACAAAACTGTTCTACATCTACAGTTCGTATGGTAGGTTCTTCTCATGCTGGCTTATTTGCCTCTATTTCAGCCGGTGTTTCTGCTCTTTGGGGACCATTGCATGGCGGTGCAAACCAAGCAGTTTTAGAAATGTTAGAAGAAATTCAGAAAGATGGTGGTGATGCCAATAAATATTTGGCTAAAGCTAAAGATAAAAACGATCCGTTCCGCTTAATGGGTTTTGGACACAGAGTTTACAAAAACTTTGACCCACGTGCACGTATCATTAAAAAAGCAGCAGACGAAGTTTTAGCAGAATTAGGTGTTGATGATCCTATTTTAAAAATCGCCAAAGATTTAGAAGAAATGGCGTTGAAAGATGAATACTTTGTAGCACGTAACTTATATCCAAATGTTGATTTCTATTCAGGAATCATTTATCGTGCATTAGGAATTCCAACTGAAATGTTTACCGTAATGTTTGCTATTGGTCGTTTACCGGGTTGGGTAGCACAATGGAAAGAAATGCGTATAAACAAAGAGCCAATCGGTCGTCCGCGTCAGGTTTATGTTGGCGAACCATTGCGTCCATTCAAAGAAATATCACAAAGATAA